Proteins from a genomic interval of Schistosoma mansoni strain Puerto Rico chromosome 2, complete genome:
- a CDS encoding putative malate dehydrogenase — translation MFSRGANVFRFGISFRSFLTSSKHSPKVAVLGASGGIGQPLSLLLKQSPLISQLALYDIAHVKGVAADLSHIETQAHVTAHLGPGELAECLTGANVVIIPAGMPRKPGMTRDDLFNTNASIVAELIDSCAKNCPKAMICIITNPVNSTVPIAAEILKRHNVYDPKRLFGVTTLDVVRSNTFIAQAKDLAVRKVSCPVIGGHSGITILPVISQCSPHVSFPQDEREKITKRIQEAGTEVVEAKAGAGSATLSMAYAGVRFAVSLLEAMSGRAGVVECAFVESDVTECEFFSTPLALGAEGVEKNMGIGKLNEYEIELLKKLIPELKANIKKGKEFAAKYTPK, via the exons TCTCCAAAGGTTGCCGTATTAGGCGCTAGCGGTGGTATAGGTCAACCTCTGTCACTGCTCTTGAAACAATCACCTTTGATTTCTCAGCTTGCACTGTATGATATTGCTCATGTTAAAGGTGTTGCTGCTGACCTCAGCCATATTGAAACTCAAGCTCATGTGACTGCACATCTCGGACCAGGAGAACTTGCAGAATGTCTTACAGGTGCAAATGTTGTTATTATTCCCGCAGGGATGCCTCGCAAGCCTG GGATGACACGTGATGATTTGTTCAATACAAACGCATCCATTGTTGCAGAACTTATTGACTCGTGCGCTAAAAATTGCCCGAAAGCAATGATATGCATAATCACAAATCCTGTCAATAGCACTGTACCAATTGCAGCTGAGATTTTAAAACGCCATAACGTTTATGATCCCAAGCGTCTGTTTGGAGTTACGACTCTTGATGTTGTTCGGTCAAATACGTTTATTGCTCAGGCAAAA GATCTTGCTGTGCGAAAGGTTTCTTGCCCCGTTATTGGCGGGCACTCAGGTATTACAATTCTTCCTGTAATATCTCAATGTAGTCCCCATGTATCATTTCCCCAG GATGAAAGAGAAAAAATTACCAAACGTATTCAAGAGGCTGGTACTGAAGTTGTAGAAGCAAAGGCTGGCGCG GGTTCTGCTACTTTATCAATGGCTTATGCCGGAGTAAGATTCGCTGTCTCACTCTTAGAAGCCATGAGTGGTCGAGCTGGTGTGGTGGAGTGCGCCTTCGTAGAATCAGACGTCACAGAATGTGAATTTTTCTCAACTCCTCTTGCACTTGGC GCTGAGGGTGTTGAAAAGAATATGGGCATTGGAAAATTGAATGAATATGAAATTGAATTACTTAAAAAACTGATCCCAGAGCTAAAAGCAAATATTAAGAAAGGCAAAGAATTTGCAGCTAAATATACACCTAAATAA